The genomic region GTACCTCGGGGGCAGATACATCTGCCTTGTTAATAGCGATGATCTCCATAATCTCACCACCGCCTATCTCATTAATTACCTGTCTAACTGCTCGCAGTTGCTCTTGTGGATCAGGATGGGAGCCGTCAACAACATGGACGATTAAGTCAGACTCTGAAACTTCTTCTAGTGTTGATTTAAATGCCTCTACTAATTGATGAGGAAGATGTCTTACAAAACCTACTGTGTCAACAAATGTGTAGATACGGCCATCAGCACTCTGAGTTTTTCTAACAGTTGGATCTAATGTGGCAAAGAGAGCATTTTCAACTAACACATCTGCGCCAGTTAATCTGTTTAAAAGCGAGGATTTTCCAGCATTTGTATAGCCAGCGATAGCAACGGAGGGAATATTTTTTCTTCTTCGTTCATTTCGCTTAGTATCACGAGAAATTTTCATCTCTTTAATCTCACGCCTTAGCTTTGACATCTTGTCATTAATTCTTCGTCGATCAGTTTCGATCTTTGTTTCTCCTGGTCCGCGACCACCAATTCCACCAGCCTGGCGAGAAAGTGACTCACCCCAACCACGAAGTCGTGGCAACATGTATGACATCTGAGCTAATTCAACTTGTGCCTTACCTTCTCTACTCTTCGCATGTTGGGCAAAAATATCTAATATCAAAGCTGTTCTATCAATTACTTTAACCTTAACTTTTTGTTCAAGAGTTCTAAGTTGAGCAGGTGATAATTCACCATCACAAACAACAGTATCCGCTCCAGTTGCTACAACCGCATCTCTAACTTCTTTAACCTTGCCAGAGCCGATAAATGTTGCTGAATCTGGTTTATCCCGGCGCTGGATTAATGCTTCCATAACTTGTGAGCCAGCAGTTTCAGCAAGTGCAGCTAACTCTTTAAGTGAGTTCTCTGCATCTAATGCACTGCCTTGTGTCCACACACCAACTAGGACAACTTTTTCAAGGCGAAGTTGGCGATACTCAGAATCAGAAACATCTTGTAACTCAGTAGATAATCCACTAACCCTGCGAAGCGCCTGACGATCTTGAAGATCTTGGTTAGAACTTACTGGGCTCTCATTTAATTCATAATCTGCAACTGCTTGTGCATTTTCCCTAATTAATGTGTCGATATCAATCTCAAGTGAGTCCTCTTTATCAAACTTTGAATCACTCACAAATACTTATCCAACTCAATATCTCTTACTAATTCAGCTGGGCCAGTTAAAGTAGCGTTGCTATGGGCATCAATTTCAACAATTAATTGTCCACCCGGTGGGTTAATTATCCACTTACTTGGAAGCTTTTTATTCTTCTCAATACTTGCAGCAAAAGCAACTGCACATGTACCAGTTCCACATGATTGGGTTTCACCCACTCCTCGTTCATGGACTCTCATCATGATCTCACCATTATCTAAAAACTGAACAAATTCGACGTTCACTCCATCTAAATATTGATCAGTTGGTAAAACAATTGGTGCACTCTTTAAATCTCCTATCAAAGTTAAATCATCAGTAAATACAACAGCATGTGGGTTACCTACATTAATGTTAAATCCTCGATACTTATTTGAATTCACCTCAACAATTATTTCACCTGGAATTTGTGAAACCTGACCCATATTTACTGAAATATCACCTTGCTCTGGCACTGCTAAAAACTTTTTTCCATCTCTAGTGTTAATTGCATAGATACCACTCATCTGGTGTTTACGATCAGTTAAATATCGAGCCATTACTCTTATGCCATTGCCACACATCTCAGCCTGAGTGCCATCAGCATTTGAATAATCCATAAACCAACTACCCTCTTTTTTTACAATTTTTATAAAGCCATCACTACCAACGCCAGTTTTGCGATCACAGATTCTTTTAATTTGTTCTTGTGAGAATTTCAGCTCATCACTTTCATCAAAGACCAATACAAAATCATTGTGTGTGCCATGACCGTAGGTAGCTTTAACCATTAATTAATACTAGCCAAGAGTTTTTCTAGCCGGACCTGCATTGAATCTGGGGCTAACCATTTAATCCGATCATCTCTAGAAAACCAGGTTTCCTGCCTTCTGGCATATGCCCTAGTAACTCGTTTGGTCTCCTGTTTTGCAAACTCTTCATCACATTCACCATTTAAGTAATTCATTATCTGGCTATAGCCAAGAGCTTTTTTAGCAGTTGTTGCCTGCTCCAACCCTTGTGTCATAAGTAGTGAAACCTCTCTTGCAAAACCTTTTGTCCACATATCATCAACGCGCTGATCAATTTTTTCATCTAAATTACTGCGATCAAGGACTAAACCAAATTGTTTAGCATTTGGATACTTACTACTTTCTTGCCTAGGTAAATTGGCTGTAAATGGCTTGCCAGTTAATTCAATCACTTCAAGTGCTCTAATTACTCTTCGAATATTTTCCTTCGGAATAGCTAACGCAGCTGCTGGATCTAATTTTGCAAGTTTTTCATGCATTATTTCATTTCCTAATTGATCTGCCTGCTCTGTTATTTTATCTCTAACCTGTGGATCAGTATCTGGAAAATTTAGATCATCTAGAATAGCTTTAATATAAAGACCAGTACCACCAACTACAACAACTGATTTACCTAAAGCAATTAATTCATCAATTTTATCTCTAGCTATCTGTTGATACCAAGAGACATTTGCCTCCTCAGTAATATCTAAAACATCAATTAAGTGATGTGCTACTGCATCTCGCTGCGCCATTGTTAGTTTTGCTGTGCCAATATCCATACCTTTATATACCTGCATTGAATCAGCATTTACTACTTCAGCATTTATTTCTTTAGCAAGGGCTACTGCTAATTCACTTTTACCAGTAGCAGTTGCACCACATATAACAGTTAAACTCATTTAATATTACAAAGATTTCAGTGAGCTAAGAGTTGGAATTCCTAACAAAATCTTTTTATCACCAATATCTTCCACCCAAGATGCGTGGACATCTCCACCTTTGGTTTTCGTAACTGATATCGGAGCACTGGCCAGAATATGATTAGCAAAGCCTTGCGTAACTTTTACTTTAACTAAATCACCAGGCCGGGCAGTATTTGCAGAATTATCAAAATGAGTAAGCCTGAAATCAGCACTTCGACCATTCATACGCTTTTGATCAACATCATGCCTGCCTTCATTACTAGATACTAATAACTCAACAGTTTTACCGATTTGCTTCTCATTTTCACTCTTTGATATCTCTTGTTGAATATTATGTAATTGGTTATATCTATGCGCCATTACATCATCACCTATTTGATCAGCCATTAAAGCTGCTGGTGTACCAGGCCGTTTTGAGTACTGGAATGTGTATGCTGCTGAAAATTTAGCTTGTTTAACAAGATTGATAGTGGCAGCAAAATCATCATCACTTTCTCCTGGAAAACCAACAATTATGTCAGTTGTAATTGCAGCATCAGGCATAGCCTTTCTAACTTTTTCAATTATTCCTAGGTAACGATCGGCGCGATATGAACGGCGCATTGCTTGCAAAATTTTATCGCTACCAGATTGCAGTGGCATATGCAGATGTGGCATAACATTTTTTGTTTGTGCCATTGCATCAATTACATCATCGGTAAAATCGCGTGGATGTGGTGACATAAATCTAACTCTTTCTAAACCTTGCACCTCACCACACTGGCGGAGTAACTTTGCAAATGCCCCGCGATCACCAAAATCAACTCCGTAAGCGTTAACATTTTGGCCAAGTAAAGTTATTTCAACTACCCCAGCATCAACTAATGCCCTCACCTCATTCATAATTTCATGAGCTGGTCGATCTTTTTCTATTCCGCGCAATTGAGGCACTATGCAAAATGTGCAGGTGTTATTACAACCTACTGAAACAGATACCCAGGCCGAAAAGGCTGAGTCTCGCTTTACTGGCAGAGTTGAGGGAAAGTGTTCAAGTGATTCTTTTATTTCAACTTGTGAAGCCTCTTCAATTCGAGCACGCTCTAACAGCATAGGTAGTGAACCAATATTGTGTGTACCAAATACCACATCAACATATGGTGCGCGTTTAATAATTATGTCTTTATCTTTTTGAGCCATGCAGCCACCTACTGCAATTTGAAAATTAGGATCACTTTTCTTCCGCGGTGCTAAAAAGGAGAGATTTCCATATAGTTTATTATCAGCGTTTTCTCTAACTGCGCAGGTATTAAATACAACTAAATCTGGTTGTGTATCAGCTAGTGCTTGGGTGTAGCCAGCATCTAGTAGAAGTCCGGCAATTCGCTCTGAATCATGGACATTCATCTGACATCCATAGGTTTCAACTACAAAGGTAGGCATTGCCTAATTCTACTTGCCTAATTAACGCTGGTTAACTCCCGCATAATTCTTGCGCAAATTCCATGTCCATAACCTTTGCGGGCTAAAAGTGATGAGATCCGGCGGTAGATGACCTCGGAATCAAGATGAGCAATAGAGTTGTATTTTCGCTGCGCAAGTGTAAAAGCTTGGGCATACTCACTTTCATCATCTATTTCTTCAATAACTTCGGTAATTATGTCTTGGGAGACGCCTTTAGTGCGAAGTTCACTGGCAATAACTCGCTTACTTAACTTCTTTGCCCTCTGCCTAGATTCTGACCATAATTTGGCAAACTCTAGATCATTTAATAAACCCTGTAGTTCAAGTGAATCTAAAACTGCATTAGCAGTATCAGATTCAACCCCACGCTTTAATAATTGTTTATATAACTCATCCCTACTCTTAGCACGAGGAGCGAGAGCATATAACGCAATCGACATCGCCTCTGAGTAGGGATCAGCTACAACAGCCTGAGATTTTTTCAAGGTGTTATTTATTTAGTTAGTGATTAAAACTCAACATCAGCGGTTGCTTCATCTACTGCTGCTACTAAGGCAGGATCTACCTCAGATGGCACATATGAAGTGCGGATCTTAGTTTCAATATCATTAGCAAGATCTGGATTATCAATTAAGAAGGCACGGGCATTTTCTTTACCCTGACCTAGTTGATCACCCTCATAGGTGAACCAGGCGCCAGATTTCTTAACAATTCCGATCTCAACACCCATATCAATTAATGATCCCTCACGGCTAATTCCGACACCGTAAATGATGTCAAACTCTGCTTGCTTAAATGGTGGAGCAACCTTGTTCTTAACGATCTTAACGCGGGTTCTATTACCAACCGCATCTTGACCATCTTTTAAGGTTTCAATTCTGCGTACATCTAAGCGAATTGAAGCGTAGAACTTAAGTGCTTTACCACCAGTTGTTGTCTCAGGAGATCCAAAGAAAACACCGATCTTATCTCTTAACTGATTGATAAATATTGCAGTGGTATTTGATTGGTGCAGTGCACCAGTCATTTTACGAAGTGCTTGTGACATCAGGCGAGCTTGTAGACCCATATGTGAGTCACCCATTTCACCTTCAATTTCAGCTCTTGGTACTAATGCTGCAACTGAGTCAACTACGACAATATCAATCGCACCTGATCTAACTAACATATCCATAATTTCAAGTGCCTGTTCACCAGTATCTGGTTGTGAAACTAATAGCGCATCAATATCAACGCCAAGTTTCTTTGCATACTCAGGATCTAATGCATGTTCAGCATCAATAAATGCTGCAATGCCACCAGCTTTTTGGGCATTTGCAATTGCATGTAATGCAACTGTGGTTTTACCTGATGATTCTGGGCCATAGATTTCAACTACTCGACCACGTGGCAGGCCGCCAACGCCGAGTGCGATATCTAATGCAACTGAGCCAGTTGGAATGACCTGCATAGCAACAGCTTTGCGGTCTCCCATTTTCATTACCGATCCTTTACCGAACTGACGCTCGATTTGGGCAAGGGCGGTATCTAGGGATTTAGCACGATCACTAGATCGTTTATCTTCTTTTTTCTCATCTTGTGGTTCTCTATTTGTAGAGGCCATAGTGATTTTTTCCTTTCATCTCCTTGACCAGCTCTAGGGCTTTCATCCCCTAATGCGAGGTCATATGTTCAGTCCAGAAGGTACGGAACATCACTGACGGCTGGCTGAGAGGCCAGCGGAACTGTGGAACCGCTCTGGTTGGGCAAGATAATTGTATCGAACAACTGTTCGAAAGGGTAAAACAGGGCTAGGACACGCCGTTATCTGTATTTTTCAGCCATCGAAGGGTTATGCCGAACTACTGCTTTCCATATCTCATCCGGCTCCATCCCCAATTCAATTGCCGCGTTCACACTTATCCCACCTAATTCGCTATGGATGATATCTCTGGCATAGGTGTCAGCATCTGGAAAGTAATCACTTAATTTACCTCGAAGTTGAGAAATCCTCATTAACTTAATTTAACGCAAATTAGATTAATCTCTAGTTAAATAAAGAAGCGGCAAGTCGCCTAGCTTGAGCAACTGATTCTTCTTCGGTAATTGGGGAGGCAATCTGCCCAATTAACCACCTAAGAATCACACCACATGCGGCTGAATCTGCGCCAAAAACTTTAGCAATTCCTTGATGGACTAATACCCAGGTTGGATGATTTGTAATTGTTACCAGTCTTGCAATATCACTAGGGTCTGATTCAACTAATTTACGAAGCGCCAAATCTTGGGAAATAGCATTTGAGAGTAGCGCTAACCCTTCCTGCCTTGAACTAGCTGCGAGCGCTAATTCAGTAAGCCTTATTACTTCAGATTCAACCAAAGATTCCATCATCTCTGCTTTATCCGCAAATTGATTATAGATAGTCGCCTTAGCTACCTGCGCGCTTACTGCGATATCTGCAATATTTGATTGATAATTTCCGACTTTAGCAATAACTAATTTAGCACCAGCTAAAATTGCGACTCTTGATTTATTACTAGTATCTCGTTGGCGGGCGTAGGTAACAAGCGCCGACTCGGCAGACAACTTAAGCTGCGGTCTCTACCACTTGCAAAGTCGAAATTGTTAATACTGGGGATTCGTGGGTTTTAACCACAGTGGCAACATCAACTAAGATTGTGGAAAGTGATAGATCAAGGGCTGTACAAATTGCATTTAACAATTCGCTAGAGGCCTCTTTGTGTCCGCGCTCTACCTCAGATAGATAACCGAGAGAGACTCGAGCACTCTTTGCAACATCTCGCAGGGTGCGTTCTTGCTCAATGCGGGCAGCACGAAGGGTGCTACCTATGTGGGTGCGTAGAAGTATCACGGCTTAAGAATACGCTCTAAAGCTGATAATGCGCTGGCAATTGTGGCGTGGCGGATAACTTCCCGCGTGCCAGGTAGAGAAAGAGCGACTGTGAAACTCTCTTTTTTACTTGCTACTGCGATCCAGACCGTTCCCGCTTTTTTTCCATAGGCCATACCTGGACCTGCCACACCAGTTGTAGCCAGAGCGTAATCTGTTTTAAATTTCTTAAGGCAAGACTGGGCCATTTCCAATACAACCTCTTCAGAGACTGGGCCATATTTTTTAAGATTAGATTTACTAACTAATAACTGATTAATTTTTACATCATCACTATAGGCAATTACCCCACCAACAAACACCTTTGAAGAACCTGCGATATCAGTTAGGGCGGTAGCCAGGCCTCCACCAGTAATTGATTCGGCCACACTTAAGTTCTTATTTAACTTACTTAACTTCTTAATAACTGATTTAGCAATCAATTCATTACTCACTTTCTAAGCACCTTTCTAAAGTAATCAACTCCAGTAGTAATGGTTAGATAAATGGCAACTGCTGTAAATAAGTCTCGCGGTAGATTTAAATATGATGGCAGCGGCAGGATATAGAAGCCGACTGAAAAGTTTTGGAAAAAAGTCTTTAACTTTGCGCCTTTACTAGCTGGGATTACGCCTTTTTTAATTACGGCAAATCTTAAAATAGTTACGGCTATCTCACGGGTTAAAAAGATTGCAGTTACCCACCAAGATAACATGCCAAGGAGTGAGGCTGAAATACTTGCGGTAGCAAGCATTGCTTTATCAGCGATTGGATCAAGCAATTTACCAAACTCAGTTATCTGATTTCTAGATCTTGCAATTTTTCCATCTAAAATATCACTTAGGCCAACAATAAAGAAAAGTATAAAAGCAATAATTCGCCAGCTATCATCTTCGCCGCCATTTTTA from Candidatus Nanopelagicus abundans harbors:
- the hflX gene encoding GTPase HflX, whose protein sequence is MSDSKFDKEDSLEIDIDTLIRENAQAVADYELNESPVSSNQDLQDRQALRRVSGLSTELQDVSDSEYRQLRLEKVVLVGVWTQGSALDAENSLKELAALAETAGSQVMEALIQRRDKPDSATFIGSGKVKEVRDAVVATGADTVVCDGELSPAQLRTLEQKVKVKVIDRTALILDIFAQHAKSREGKAQVELAQMSYMLPRLRGWGESLSRQAGGIGGRGPGETKIETDRRRINDKMSKLRREIKEMKISRDTKRNERRRKNIPSVAIAGYTNAGKSSLLNRLTGADVLVENALFATLDPTVRKTQSADGRIYTFVDTVGFVRHLPHQLVEAFKSTLEEVSESDLIVHVVDGSHPDPQEQLRAVRQVINEIGGGEIMEIIAINKADVSAPEVLMNLLRNESNAYAISARTGYGVDTLVKAIEAALPKPKVEINAVIPFSRGDLVSAVHEQGEIISEEYLPEGTKIHAMVGGALAQKIQML
- the dapF gene encoding diaminopimelate epimerase: MVKATYGHGTHNDFVLVFDESDELKFSQEQIKRICDRKTGVGSDGFIKIVKKEGSWFMDYSNADGTQAEMCGNGIRVMARYLTDRKHQMSGIYAINTRDGKKFLAVPEQGDISVNMGQVSQIPGEIIVEVNSNKYRGFNINVGNPHAVVFTDDLTLIGDLKSAPIVLPTDQYLDGVNVEFVQFLDNGEIMMRVHERGVGETQSCGTGTCAVAFAASIEKNKKLPSKWIINPPGGQLIVEIDAHSNATLTGPAELVRDIELDKYL
- the miaA gene encoding tRNA (adenosine(37)-N6)-dimethylallyltransferase MiaA — protein: MSLTVICGATATGKSELAVALAKEINAEVVNADSMQVYKGMDIGTAKLTMAQRDAVAHHLIDVLDITEEANVSWYQQIARDKIDELIALGKSVVVVGGTGLYIKAILDDLNFPDTDPQVRDKITEQADQLGNEIMHEKLAKLDPAAALAIPKENIRRVIRALEVIELTGKPFTANLPRQESSKYPNAKQFGLVLDRSNLDEKIDQRVDDMWTKGFAREVSLLMTQGLEQATTAKKALGYSQIMNYLNGECDEEFAKQETKRVTRAYARRQETWFSRDDRIKWLAPDSMQVRLEKLLASIN
- the miaB gene encoding tRNA (N6-isopentenyl adenosine(37)-C2)-methylthiotransferase MiaB is translated as MPTFVVETYGCQMNVHDSERIAGLLLDAGYTQALADTQPDLVVFNTCAVRENADNKLYGNLSFLAPRKKSDPNFQIAVGGCMAQKDKDIIIKRAPYVDVVFGTHNIGSLPMLLERARIEEASQVEIKESLEHFPSTLPVKRDSAFSAWVSVSVGCNNTCTFCIVPQLRGIEKDRPAHEIMNEVRALVDAGVVEITLLGQNVNAYGVDFGDRGAFAKLLRQCGEVQGLERVRFMSPHPRDFTDDVIDAMAQTKNVMPHLHMPLQSGSDKILQAMRRSYRADRYLGIIEKVRKAMPDAAITTDIIVGFPGESDDDFAATINLVKQAKFSAAYTFQYSKRPGTPAALMADQIGDDVMAHRYNQLHNIQQEISKSENEKQIGKTVELLVSSNEGRHDVDQKRMNGRSADFRLTHFDNSANTARPGDLVKVKVTQGFANHILASAPISVTKTKGGDVHASWVEDIGDKKILLGIPTLSSLKSL
- a CDS encoding regulatory protein RecX, translated to MSIALYALAPRAKSRDELYKQLLKRGVESDTANAVLDSLELQGLLNDLEFAKLWSESRQRAKKLSKRVIASELRTKGVSQDIITEVIEEIDDESEYAQAFTLAQRKYNSIAHLDSEVIYRRISSLLARKGYGHGICARIMRELTSVN
- the recA gene encoding recombinase RecA, with the translated sequence MASTNREPQDEKKEDKRSSDRAKSLDTALAQIERQFGKGSVMKMGDRKAVAMQVIPTGSVALDIALGVGGLPRGRVVEIYGPESSGKTTVALHAIANAQKAGGIAAFIDAEHALDPEYAKKLGVDIDALLVSQPDTGEQALEIMDMLVRSGAIDIVVVDSVAALVPRAEIEGEMGDSHMGLQARLMSQALRKMTGALHQSNTTAIFINQLRDKIGVFFGSPETTTGGKALKFYASIRLDVRRIETLKDGQDAVGNRTRVKIVKNKVAPPFKQAEFDIIYGVGISREGSLIDMGVEIGIVKKSGAWFTYEGDQLGQGKENARAFLIDNPDLANDIETKIRTSYVPSEVDPALVAAVDEATADVEF
- a CDS encoding DUF3046 domain-containing protein, whose translation is MRISQLRGKLSDYFPDADTYARDIIHSELGGISVNAAIELGMEPDEIWKAVVRHNPSMAEKYR
- a CDS encoding TetR/AcrR family transcriptional regulator, which produces MSAESALVTYARQRDTSNKSRVAILAGAKLVIAKVGNYQSNIADIAVSAQVAKATIYNQFADKAEMMESLVESEVIRLTELALAASSRQEGLALLSNAISQDLALRKLVESDPSDIARLVTITNHPTWVLVHQGIAKVFGADSAACGVILRWLIGQIASPITEEESVAQARRLAASLFN
- a CDS encoding helix-turn-helix domain-containing protein; translated protein: MILLRTHIGSTLRAARIEQERTLRDVAKSARVSLGYLSEVERGHKEASSELLNAICTALDLSLSTILVDVATVVKTHESPVLTISTLQVVETAA
- a CDS encoding CinA family protein, with protein sequence MSNELIAKSVIKKLSKLNKNLSVAESITGGGLATALTDIAGSSKVFVGGVIAYSDDVKINQLLVSKSNLKKYGPVSEEVVLEMAQSCLKKFKTDYALATTGVAGPGMAYGKKAGTVWIAVASKKESFTVALSLPGTREVIRHATIASALSALERILKP
- the pgsA gene encoding CDP-diacylglycerol--glycerol-3-phosphate 3-phosphatidyltransferase — protein: MKELNLPNTLTIFRILALPFCAYALFKNGGEDDSWRIIAFILFFIVGLSDILDGKIARSRNQITEFGKLLDPIADKAMLATASISASLLGMLSWWVTAIFLTREIAVTILRFAVIKKGVIPASKGAKLKTFFQNFSVGFYILPLPSYLNLPRDLFTAVAIYLTITTGVDYFRKVLRK